One genomic window of Carassius auratus strain Wakin chromosome 14, ASM336829v1, whole genome shotgun sequence includes the following:
- the kcnip1a gene encoding Kv channel-interacting protein 1 isoform X2, with product MGLVMGAFSMQGKQVDYHPDKVDDDLELSIVCHRPEGLEPLEAQTNFNKKELQVLYRGFKNECPSGVVNEETFKQIYSQFFPHGDASTYAHYLFNAFDTSDNGSIKFEDFVMALSILLRGTTTEKLQWTFNLYDINRDGYITKEEMTDIVKAIYDMMGRFTYPALKTDAPKQHVDAFFQKMDRNRDGVVTLDEFILACQEDENIMRSLQLFENVI from the exons ATAAGGTGGATGATGATCTGGAGCTGTCTATCGTGTGTCACCGTCCCGAGGGTTTGGAGCCACTGGAGGCTCAGACAAACTTCAACAAGAAAGAGCTGCAAGTGCTCTACAGAGGCTTTAAAAAC GAGTGTCCCAGCGGTGTGGTCAACGAGGAGACGTTCAAACAGATCTACTCGCAGTTCTTTCCTCACGGCG ACGCCAGCACATACGCGCATTACCTGTTCAATGCCTTCGACACTTCCGACAATGGATCCATCAAATTCGAG GACTTTGTAATGGCTCTGTCCATCTTGTTGAGAGGAACAACAACAGAGAAGTTACAGTGGACCTTCAACCTGTACGACATTAACAGAGACGGTTACATTACTAAagag GAGATGACTGATATAGTGAAAGCCATATATGACATGATGGGCCGCTTCACGTATCCCGCTCTGAAGACAGACGCTCCCAAACAACACGTGGACGCTTTCTTTCAG AAAATGGACAGGAACCGAGATGGAGTCGTCACTCTTGATGAGTTTATTCTCGCATGTCAAGAG GATGAAAACATCATGAGATCATTGCAGCTCTTTGAGAACGTGATATAG
- the tlx3a gene encoding T-cell leukemia homeobox protein 3, protein MERAEPKPPSKSNQEPIRFGIDQILGSLDQESRVGNTVDNSRLGSPSRASVAPHISLPVSLSGVTGTLEDSGRLYGVSGTLVPSGVIRVPAHRPLAAAVPPTMVSAAPALCFPWMDNNRRFPKDRLPALIPFTVTRRIGHPYQNRTPPKRKKPRTSFSRVQICELEKRFHRQKYLASAERAALAKSLKMTDAQVKTWFQNRRTKWRRQTAEEREAGRQQANRMLLQLQADALQKSMGESVSSDPLCVHNSSLYALQNLQPWAQERPGKMAPTTTALA, encoded by the exons ATGGAGCGCGCGGAGCCAAAACCGCCATCAAAATCAAATCAGGAACCCATACGATTCGGGATCGACCAGATTCTGGGCTCTTTGGATCAGGAGAGCAGGGTCGGAAACACTGTGGATAACAGCCGCTTGGGAAGCCCGTCCAGGGCGAGCGTCGCTCCTCATATCTCCTTACCCGTCTCTCTGTCCGGAGTCACGGGCACGCTGGAGGACTCCGGGCGGTTGTACGGGGTGAGCGGCACTCTGGTGCCCAGTGGAGTGATTCGGGTTCCGGCGCACAGACCTCTCGCTGCCGCGGTGCCGCCGACTATGGTGAGCGCCGCACCGGCGCTGTGTTTCCCCTGGATGGACAATAACCGCAGGTTCCCTAAAGACAGACTGCCAG CTCTCATTCCGTTCACCGTGACCCGGCGGATCGGTCACCCGTATCAGAACCGAACTCCCCCCAAACGGAAAAAGCCCCGCACGTCGTTCTCGCGCGTGCAGATCTGTGAGCTGGAGAAACGCTTCCACCGGCAGAAGTACCTGGCGTCCGCGGAGCGCGCGGCCCTCGCCAAGAGCCTGAAGATGACCGACGCGCAGGTCAAGACCTGGTTCCAGAACCGACGGACCAAGTGGAG AAGGCAAACAGCTGAGGAAAGAGAGGCGGGACGTCAGCAAGCCAATCGGATGCTGCTTCAGCTTCAGGCCGACGCCCTCCAGAAGTCCATGGGCGAATCAGTGTCGTCGGATCCTCTATGTGTGCATAACTCCTCCCTCTATGCCCTCCAGAACCTCCAGCCTTGGGCCCAGGAGAGACCGGGTAAAATGGCCCCAACAACCACCGCACTGGCTTAA
- the LOC113114484 gene encoding histamine H2 receptor-like translates to MISQIALAITLSVIILLTVSGNILVCLAVYATRRLRNVTNCFIVSLAVTDFLLGALVLPFSTLYQVTGEWPLGAHFCNIYISLDVMLCTASILNLFAISLDRYFAVTAPLRYPMLVLPWRVGVILATIWLVSVGVSFVPIHLGWNTQDLSVQNIRDGDAARGCRFELNPTYAVVDAFATFYLPLMAMCWSYHQVFRIARTQAKRIISAQRSSSSSPGATMLTLREHKATVTLAVVLGAFVVCWFPYFTFFTIMGIRNEDNPPRTAQSVVLWLGYANSALNPVLYATLNRDFRSAYAKLLCGGRGCKTGNTMATMGEGPMGGHAPLPNREGLLPRTCVLLQEIENGNTVDSSTITGATVTIIANGNKR, encoded by the coding sequence atgatATCTCAGATAGCATTAGCCATAACGCTCTCTGTTATTATCCTACTCACTGTCAGTGGAAATATTTTGGTCTGTCTGGCTGTGTACGCGACCAGACGCCTACGTAATGTCACCAACTGCTTCATCGTCTCTTTGGCGGTTACAGACTTTTTACTGGGTGCTCTAGTGTTGCCCTTTTCCACCCTTTACCAAGTTACGGGCGAGTGGCCATTGGGGGCGCACTTCTGCAACATCTACATTTCGCTAGACGTCATGCTATGCACGGCCTCCATACTCAATCTCTTCGCTATCAGCTTGGACCGGTACTTTGCGGTCACTGCCCCATTGCGTTATCCAATGCTAGTGCTTCCGTGGCGAGTTGGTGTGATTTTAGCAACAATCTGGCTGGTTTCGGTTGGCGTTTCATTTGTACCCATCCACCTAGGCTGGAATACACAAGACTTAAGTGTGCAAAATATTCGCGATGGTGACGCTGCTCGAGGCTGCCGGTTTGAGTTAAATCCAACGTATGCAGTAGTCGACGCATTTGCCACATTTTATCTCCCCCTGATGGCCATGTGCTGGAGCTACCACCAAGTTTTTCGCATCGCAAGGACACAGGCGAAACGTATTATTTCTGCGCAACGGAGTTCGTCATCTTCACCAGGAGCGACGATGCTCACCCTGCGTGAACACAAAGCCACAGTGACACTTGCAGTGGTGCTTGGCGCTTTCGTGGTGTGCTGGTTCCcgtatttcacattttttacaaTAATGGGAATACGTAACGAAGACAACCCACCGCGGACAGCGCAGTCGGTGGTGCTTTGGCTAGGATATGCAAACTCTGCCCTAAACCCAGTACTTTACGCCACACTCAATAGAGACTTCAGGTCGGCTTATGCCAAGCTTCTCTGTGGAGGACGAGGATGTAAAACAGGCAACACGATGGCAACAATGGGGGAGGGGCCTATGGGTGGACACGCCCCTCTCCCAAACAGGGAGGGGCTTCTGCCTAGAACTTGCGTGCTGCTGCAAGAGATCGAAAATGGGAATACGGTCGACAGCAGCACAATAACTGGTGCTACAGTTACCATTATAGCTAATGGGAATAAAAGGTAG